In Prosthecobacter dejongeii, the DNA window GAGAGCCGTGTAGCGATGATGCACACACCAGCGCAGTGCAGGGCGGTAAAAGGTATCCACGAACTTCCTCAGTGTGCGCTCTGACCACCGATGAACAGGCCCCAAGATATCCGAGGCCCCACTCAGGCCGGGCACTGGATGAGCGAGGTGAGAAGGCAGGATGATCTTGGTCTCCACCAAGGCGATCAACATCACCAAAATGAAAACGATGGCGATGGGCTTAAACATCATCAAGAAATCGCTGGCTCCAACCGCCATAGGCAGGAAGGCGATGACCGTGGTGAGAACCCCAAAGGTGATGGGCACTGCCATTTCCTTGGTCCCTTGAATCGCCGCATCCAGGGCCGACATGCCACGCTGACGCAGCGTATCCACGTGCTCTGAAATCACGATGGCATCATCCACAACGATGCCTAGAACCAGGATGAATCCGAAGAGCGAAGAGAGATTGATGGCAATGTCAAAAAACGGCATCAGAGCAATGGCCCCCATGAAGCTGGCCACCATGCCCACAGCTACCCAAAACACGGCATCTAGCCGCAGGAAGAGTCCCACACAGAGAAAGACTAAGATGAGACTGCTCTGAGCATTTTGAATGAGCAGGCTGATGCGGCCTTTGACGATCTTGGAACGATCATTCCAGAATTCGATCTGCACCCCATCCGGCATCCGTTTCTGGGCCGTGGTGATGTATTCTTTCACGGACTCAGCGATGTTGATGGCGTTTTGGCCACCTTCCCGCATCACGTTTACCACCACACAGCGTTTGCCATTGAGCCGGGCTAGGAGGGGGTTCTCGTTAAAACCATCTTGAATGATGGCGATCTCCCCCAGCGTCAGCTTGGTGCCATCGGGCCTGGTGAGGATGACCACGCGGGAGTAATCCTCCCCAGTGTAGGCGCGTCCACGGGTGCGGATGGAAACATCGCCCGCTTCGGTTTGCACCACGCCCGCAGGCAGATCCAGCGCACTGCCTCGGATGGCCTGACTGACACGCTCCAGATTCAGGCCATACTTTCTCAAGGTAGCCTCGGGGATTTCGATGCCGATCTCATAAGGCCTCACCCCTGAAAGCCCGGCGTGGGTGATGCCTGGCAGGGCGGAGATCTCATCGCGGATTTGTTCCCCCAAACGGCGGAGGTCCGCCTCGGCCATGTCCGCTGCTACCGCGACGGTGATAACAGAGTGGAAATTGTCATCAAGCTGGATGGTGGGTTTTTCGGCCAACTCCGGCAGATTCGGGATGGCATCCACGCGGATTTTGATGTCATCCAGCACCTCGCGCGGGTCCTTCCCTTCTTCCACCTCGATCACGACTGTCCCGCCGCTGGAGGAGGCTGTGGAATTGATATGCTTGATGCTGCCCACCTGCTGGATGGCTTCCTCGATCTTGAGGACGATGCTTTCCTCCACCTCCTCGGGAGCTGAGGCCGGGTAGGGCACGGTCACGGAAATCATGCGCGAGGGCATGTCTGGGAACACCTCCAAAGGAATGCGATCCGAAGCAAGAGTCCAGATCCCCGCGATCACCGCCCCCAGCATGAGGAGATTGGCAGCGACGTGATTGCGGGCGAACCAGGAGATCATGGGAAAAAGTAAAAGATGAACAACGAACGAAGCACCGACCAACAAAGTTGCCCGAAGCCGAGGGCAAGGGCGAGCATAAAGAAAGCTCTCAGTGCGCAAGTTTATCCGCTGAGGCAAGGCCGATTCACCTGCACGGCATCAGCCAGAGCTTGCAGACAAGCGTAACCCGGCGAAGCATCTTCACACAACTTTATGAATCAACCCTCTCCCGTCGGCGTTCTCGGGCTCGGCATCATCGGCAGCCGGGTGGCTGAAAACCTGCGCCGAGCTGGCCACCCCGTGCACGTCTGGAGCCACACCGCCCGCAACGTTCCTGGGGCCTTACCAAGTCCGCGAGACGTGGCAAATGCCGCCATGGTCATCCAGATCTTCGTTCGCGACGGCGAGGCCCTGCTGACAGCCCTGCGGGACATGCAGCCTGCATTGACGCCCGATCACGTCATTCTGAACCACGCCACCGTCAGCAAGACAGCTACGCTGGAAGCCGCTGCTCTTTGTGCGGAAAGTGGCGCTACATTCCTAGATGCCCCATTCACAGGCAGCAAGATGGCGGCACAAAATGGCAAGCTCGTTTACTACATCGGCGGGGCCACTGAAGTTCTCGAAAAAGCACGTCCCATCCTGGAGGCTTCATCGGCCAAAATTCTTCCGCTGGGAGAAACCGGCGATGCGACGGTGCTGAAGATCGTCACCAATCTGGTGACCGCTATCACCGTCAAGGCTCTGGCGGAGGCGGCGGCCATCACACACAGCCAAGGAATCCCGCTTGAGAACCTTCTGACCGCTTTGGAAAATAATGCGAACTACTCAGGCCTCATTGGAATGAAGTTACCGACCATCATCCAAGGGGATTTTGAAGCACACTTTTCCCTGCGTAACATGCTGAAGGATGCCAACTTTGCCCGCGAGCTTGCTTCGCAAGGAGGTGTCTCAACGCCTGCCTTAGACTGCACTGCCGAGACAATGCGCAGCGGTGTGAACCAAGGGAAAGGCGATCTCGACTTTTCTGTCATCGGCCAGATTGCCTCTTAATTTTCATGACTGCCGATCGTTACTCCACCCTCGCCACCCAGGGAGCCTGGGTGAATCTGTCCACCCGCGCCAAGTGGCGGCTCTCCGGAGCGGATCGCGTGCGTTACCTCAATGGCCAAGTGACCAACGATGTTCGCACGGCCAACAGTCTCACGGCGCTCTATGCCTGTGTGACCAATCTTAAAGGCAAGATCGAAGGAGATATCTTCATCCATGCGGCTCCCGATGGTGAAAGCCTGCTGCTGGATGCCGATACAAGCCTGCGTGAATCTTTGGGCATAAGGCTGGAGCGCTACATCATCGCTGACGATGCGGTGCTGGAAGATATCACGGATGACTGGCAACTGTGGCACAGGATCTCTCCACCTAATGGGACAGAAAATCCACCCTCCGCCGAAGGTCACTACCTAACCAATGAGTATCGTTTTCACCTCCC includes these proteins:
- a CDS encoding NAD(P)-dependent oxidoreductase encodes the protein MNQPSPVGVLGLGIIGSRVAENLRRAGHPVHVWSHTARNVPGALPSPRDVANAAMVIQIFVRDGEALLTALRDMQPALTPDHVILNHATVSKTATLEAAALCAESGATFLDAPFTGSKMAAQNGKLVYYIGGATEVLEKARPILEASSAKILPLGETGDATVLKIVTNLVTAITVKALAEAAAITHSQGIPLENLLTALENNANYSGLIGMKLPTIIQGDFEAHFSLRNMLKDANFARELASQGGVSTPALDCTAETMRSGVNQGKGDLDFSVIGQIAS